The Chrysoperla carnea chromosome X, inChrCarn1.1, whole genome shotgun sequence genome includes a region encoding these proteins:
- the LOC123302887 gene encoding acidic leucine-rich nuclear phosphoprotein 32 family member A-like yields MWTNATDPCCVNLNPEDCGWKLIENTLQPTWFIGDPTPMTVEDILSEPNHNFEDFESNSSDENFLLDKIDSISEDEEEDGYDNNNDEKEENEKEDEEEDEEQEN; encoded by the coding sequence ATGTGGACGAACGCAACGGATCCATGTTGTGTAAACTTGAATCCTGAAGACTGCGGCTGGAAGTTAATTGAAAATACTTTACAACCAACATGGTTCATTGGTGACCCCACCCCAATGACAGTTGAAGATATTTTATCAGAACCAAATCATAACTTCGAAGACTTCGAGAGTAATTCTTCTGACGAAAACTTCCTTTTAGATAAAATAGATTCAATCTCAGAAGACGAAGAAGAAGATggttatgataataataatgatgaaaaagaagaaaatgaaaaagaagacGAAGAAGAGGACGAAGAGCAAgaaaattga